A single genomic interval of Scylla paramamosain isolate STU-SP2022 chromosome 4, ASM3559412v1, whole genome shotgun sequence harbors:
- the LOC135097446 gene encoding uncharacterized protein LOC135097446: protein MRRLLVLLFSTFILLSTASAASAVGGRGGGRRHPDDHQNGSQRSNTPPERERRPGTHAAPSPDTGLAPPSHAALKISEHSGLPTTVDSSSATIHLNTRLFQTVRKEITTTISLPTVFSPASDALLQEKDHNTLSKPHAPTSPATSTAPAPKNTTPPVYRLGAVFEPEHIQSLSSVFFQSLQEQNRLLGGLFRLEGVAIETPMLTLSSLKGTCETLQRENVSVGLAVGVTQSIYASGTLASLAGVSLIARTIKGYRDDTLKVSDAHKVQSSALHSVSCDFFFHCISDKQHTRIKSFGVQQNPHYCNMEQA from the coding sequence ATGAGGcgtcttctcgtcctcctcttctccacgtTTATACTCTTATccactgcttctgctgcttctgctgttggAGGCAGAGGTGGAGGACGAAGGCACCCTGACGACCACCAGAATGGGTCACAAAGGTCAAACACGCcaccggaaagagagagacgtccGGGGACCCACGCAGCCCCGTCACCCGACACCGGCCTGGCACCCCCATCCCACGCGGCGCTGAAGATCTCCGAGCACAGCGGCCTGCCCACCACCGTCGATTCCTCCTCTGCGACCATCCACCTCAACACCCGCCTCTTCCAGACAGTGAGGAAGGAAATCACCACTACGATCTCGTTACCTACAGTCTTCAGCCCGGCAAGCGACGCACTTCTTCAGGAAAAGGATCACAATACCCTAAGCAAGCCACATGCCCCGACGTCGCCTGCCACCTCCACTGCCCCCGCCCCGAAGAACACCACGCCCCCCGTGTATCGCCTCGGGGCGGTGTTCGAGCCGGAGCATATCCAGAGcctttcttcagttttctttcagtCGCTGCAAGAACAAAATCGCCTTCTCGGTGGCCTCTTCCGCTTGGAGGGAGTTGCCATAGAGACCCCCATGCTCACCCTCAGCTCCCTCAAAGGTACCTGCGAGACGTTGCAACGCGAGAACGTGTCCGTCGGTCTGGCGGTGGGTGTGACCCAGAGCATCTACGCTTCTGGCACTCTGGCATCCCTGGCCGGGGTGTCCCTCATCGCCAGGACCATCAAGGGCTACAGGGACGACACTCTCAAGGTAAGTGACGCTCATAAAGTACAGTCTTCCGCACTTCATTCCGTAtcatgcgatttttttttccactgtatTTCAGATAAGCAACACACAAGAATAAAGTCGTTTGGCGTGCAGCAAAATCCACATTACTGTAATATGGAACAGGCTTAA